The genomic segment CTTCCGGATAGCGTACGCCGGCCGGGAGTTCGGCGAACGCTTCGACGTTCATCCGCAGGGGACCTTGCGGTTCGGCATGCAGGCATCCGAACGCGCCGACGATGGCCAGGCACAGAGCGCCTCCATAACGGCTTGACCGATTCATATAGCCTCCGCTCGCACCGCCAATCACTGACAGGATGCTCAAGGGGGCTCGTCAAGACGCCGAATGCTGAAGCAGCGGGTGGCGAGCGCTGGTTGGATATTGGCGATCCCTGACGCGGTAGCGCTACGTAAAATCGGCAATTTTCCCGCCAGATATCTTTGCCTGTTTTACGTAGCGCAACCTGGAGGCTCGGTTCAGCCTTGGTCTATATCCATTGCCAGTCCGATTCCAATGATCGAACGCACCAAGCCATTGCGGATGACGCCCCGACGCCGTGCCCGCCAAGCCAGCTATGAGGCATTGGTCAGCCGAGCGTTGGAGCTGCTCCCGGTTGGATGCGCACGCACGCCGCACCTGCTTGAGCTGTGTCATGCATTGGAAGTAAGCGAGCGGACCTTGCGTACGGCCTTTATTGCCACGCTGGGCATGGCACCTGCTCGGTATTTAAGGCTGCGTCGTCTGCATTTATTGCGCGCCGCGCTGGCAGTGGCTGATCATCACCACGCCAGCGTCGCGGATATTGCTGCACGCTTTGGGTATACCGACCAGGGGCGCATGGCTGCGCAGTACTACGCGCTGTTCGGGGAGTATCCGAGTGTGACCTTCGAGCGTGGCATCGTCGGTTCCTGACGGCGTGAAAGCGCACGTCGTTGGAGTAACGATTGCGAAGGTAACTCGCCGAAATAGCTGTGATAGACGCCTGCGAAGCGGCCAAAATCCCAGACGCCGAAACGTGAGCAGATGTCGGTGATGGTTTCCGTTGGCGCCGCGCAAAGAATGGCGCTCCTGATCATTCGCAGGCGGTGCTGCATCAGATAGCGGTGCGGACTCATTCCCAGGTATTTGGTGAAAATGTTGCGCAGTGTTCGCTCTGTAGTGTGGGTGGCCTTGCAAATGTCTGCTATTCGCAATGGGGTGTTCGGCATGGCGTCGAGTAATCCCAAGGCATGTCCGAGTATTTGCTGATGGGTCCGGTGGTACGCAAATCCGTTTTTGGCAGCGGTGACTGGCAGTAGCGTGTAGAAGATTCGGTCCAACAGTTCGCTACAAGCGGCAGCCTCGGCAGCGGGTGCATGCAGCTCTCGCGGAGCGCGGTGATCGATGCGAAGCAGGCGCAAAGCCAGCCAGATCAACAATCCAAGGTCCTGCTGGGCCACACAGATCAGGTTGCGGCTCATCAACGACAGGTCGAACTCGTCTTCGTGTTGTTGCGCCCAGAGCTGCACGAGTTCACATGAGATCGCCACAGTCATCCAGCTACCGGGCTGGCTGACATCGATATGGAACATCGCCTCCGGCACCATCCAGCCAAGGAGCTGGCGATCAAGACGCCGCCCGCTCAGCACGGTGCACTCGTGTCGGCTCAAGGGAAGAAAGATATTGTAGAAGCCTTGCAGACCGATGCCGCTGTAGACGGTGCCGGCGCCCTCGCGGCCGAACATGAGGGCCACTCCGTTGAGGTCGACAATACGCAATCGCCAGTCACGTTGCTGCCGCGTGCGCAGCAAATAGCGTCCTTGCACACCGTATAAGGCCTCTTCGAACTCGTCGAAATCAGCGCAAATCAGCCGGCTCATGTCTGACCCTTCCTAGGAAAGCGTCCTGCGCCGGTGCTGGACGACCGCAGATAAACGCGCAGGTCAGTCTAGATGGCTTTCCGCATCCCTGCGGCACTCCGACGGCCGGTCTAAGGTCGTGTCAGGCGCCGCTCAACCGTGCGATAGCGAAGTCCAAAACTCGCGCCTTCCAAGACGCGACACAGCGACGTGCGAAGTTCGTGGCCGGCTGCTTCCGGCCGATCCCTGCCGCTTGCCACCTTCGCTTTGGGTCGACGCTGGCCTGTCACGGCCGGCAGCATTCGACCCCAAATGGACGTCGCGCTAGGTTGCGGCAGGCCAGAATAGAACCCTCGTAGTCAGAAGCTGGCGATTGACCCGTACGGAGAAAACGGAAAGCCGGTATGTCCGGAATTTCCCCGGTGCACCCTGTAGACGCCCCTCTAAGACGCTCCGCAGTCAGGTCGACACAAGACTTGCGAACAGTGGTTCCATGAACAAACGCTGGCGCGCTGCCTCGCATTCGGCCTTAACCGTTTCCTCACCTGCGACCAGCCCTTCCAGATACACGAAATGCACGTCGAACAGCCCGATGGTGCTCAGCACATGGCGCAGATACGCCGTCAGGAAATCGGGCTGACGGGCACGAGCACCGCGATGGAAGCCACCGGAACTGACGATCACATAAACGGGACGGTCTGCCAGTAGCCCGACCTTGCCGTCGGGCGTTGCCGCGAAGGTGCGACCGATGCGGACGACGTGGTCGATCCATAGCTTGAGCGCCGCCGGTAGCGTGAAATTGTGCATGGGCGTGGCGATCAGCAATGCGTCGCTGCGCTCGAGTTCGCCAATCAGGCCTTCTGACACGGTGAAGACCGGATCGGTGTCCGGTGTCCGACGGGTAAGCGCATTGGCGTAGGCATCGCTCAGAGGGGGGAGCGCGACGACTCCAAGGTCCCGCCGTGTGACCCTCAAATCGGGGCGGCGATTGCGCAGGGTATCTATCAGTTCGTTCGCCAGCTGGGAACCAACGGACGCTGCCGGGCGCGGACTTGCATTGATCAACAAAAGCTCACGCATGGCGCTGCTCCTCCTTTCGCAATGGCTGAACGAAGTGCATGCCTTTGGCAAGCAGACCTTCGCGGAAATAGAACCGCTGCGCGAGCGGCATGTGCAGACCGGTATCGAGCACGAGATGCGTGTATTCACTGTCTATAGCTTCGCGGCGCACCGCGTCCAATAGCTTCGCACCTATGCCGTGCTGACGCTGTGATTGCGCGACCACCAGATCGTCTACATAGACGAACCGGCCATAGAGCAGATTTTCCTGCAAACGAAAGCCCGCCAGGCCGACCAATTCAGCGCCAAACCATGCCCCTAGCAGGCGATAGTGCTGCTCGAACTGGCGCGCAATCTGGGCAAGGAATGCCGTCTCTTCCGCCAGATGCGGCCGTAGCTCGCGCATCAGTTCGCGTGCTTCGCGCAGTTCGGTTTCCTCGCGCAAATAACGGAAGGTTGGCTCAGTTTTCATGGTCGAGTCCTCAACGAGATGGGCCTTCACCATAGGTTCACCGCCGCTCTGGCCACAGGGGCAAGAACGACGGGGATGCATGGGCCATCGCTGTGCGCGACGGTCAACGCCCCAGCGACCGATACCCCCGCTTGCGCTACTATCGGGCAGCCATCTACAGGAGGTCAGGATGCCAGGTGTCGAAATGCCGGATCGCGCGAACACCGTCCCCGTTTTCCGCCAACTGTACGTGCGCTACCGCGACGCCATCAGCTCGGGTCAGTTGAAACCAGGTGATCGGGTGCCTTCGGTGCGGGCGCTGGCGTCCGAGTTGAATCTGGCACGGGGCACGGTGGAAGCGGCGTATCAGTTGCTGATTGGCGAGGGATATCTTGAGACGCGGGGGCCGGCGGGTACGATCGTGTGCCCGCAACTGTCGCCCTCGGCATCCAGCGTGCCGCCGGCCCCGCCTGCGCCTACTGTCTATACCGGCGTCCACACGGGCCGCGCGCCGCTGCCGCTGCAGATGGGCCTCCCGGCGCTTGATGCCTTCCCGCGCAAGACCTGGACGCGGATCGCCAGCCGCACCATTCAACAAAGCGGACTGGACAGCCTGATCTACCCCAACCCGCAAGGTGATGCGGCGTTGCGCGTGGCACTCGCCCGCTATCTCGCCATTTCCCGCGGTATCGCCTGCACGCCTGACCAAGTGTTCATTTGTGCGGGGTATCGGGCCTGTCTGGAGCTGATCTCACGCAGCGTGCTGAAAGCAGGTGACCGCGGCTGGTTCGAGGATCCTGGCTATTTTCTCGCGCGCCGATTCTTCGAAGAAACGAACATGCCGCTGGTGCCTGTTCCCGTGGACGAACATGGACTTTGCGTAGATGTCGGTATCGAGCGCGCGCCCGATGCGCGCTTTGCGGTGGTAACCCCGTCGCACCAGAGTCCTTTGGGTGTCTCCTTGTCCTTGCCCCGGCGGCAGGCGCTGTTGGCCTGGGCAAGCGACCAGCGCAGCTGGATCATCGAAGACGACTATGACAGCGAGTACCGCTACGTCGGGCGACCATTACCTGCCCTGAAGAGCCTCGACACGCAAGGGCGCGTGCTCTACACAGGGACGTTCAGCAAAGTGCTGATACCCGGCCTGCGCCTGGCCTATCTCGTAGTGCCGAATGAGCAGGTTGCGCACTTCGCGCGGATGGCCGACGTTTTGCACAACCATTGCCCGCAATTGCTGCAACGCACCACCGCGACATTCATCGAAGAAGGCCACTTCGCTCGTCATCTGAAAAAGATGCGCAGCCTGTACGCACACCGAAGAACGTTGTTGAGCGATGCCTTGACTGCAAAGCTCGGCGGGCGCATGCATCTGGAGTTGCGAGCCGGCGGTATGCACGTGCTGGCCAGCCTGGCTGGCGGGCTGGAGGACAGTGTCATCGCCGCACGCGGACCGCGCGCCGGGCTGGCATTGCAGGCGTTGTCTGAGTGGTACCGTGAGGCGCCTGCGCGCCAGGGTTTGCTGATGGGGTTCACCAATGTAAAGGATGCGGACGCGGCGGCGGACATCGCCGCGCGCGTCGCCGGACTTCTTGACTGATCCTATGTTTCGTATGGAAAGTCGGCTGCCAGATTAACGAATGTTCGGTCCGTGACGTTCGTCCGGGTCGATCGTCAATGAAGGTCGGCTTTCTCCAGTCCGTAAAGCTTATCTGCCGACCCTGGTACCGCCTGGAACGCCACGCTCAGGCGGTTCCAGCCGTTGATGGAAATTACCAGGAAGGAAAGATCGGCAAGCTCTGCGTCAGACAGTTGTTCGCGCACGCTGTTGAAGATCTCGTCCGCTACACCGTGCGCCTCAAGCCGGGTCAATGCTTCAGTCCATTCCAGCGCAGCGCGCTCGCGGGCCGAAAACAGTGTCGACTCACGCCAGACCGTCACGTGATGCAAACGCAGTTCACGCTCCCCGTGAATCTTGGCCTCTTTGACATGCATGTCCACGCAGAACGCACAGCCATTGATCTGCGAGGCCCGTAGCGTCACCAGATGCCCCACCTCCGAGAGAAACGGCTTCTTTTTCAGCAGCTGCGAAAGTTCGGCGTACTTGCCGGCGGCGTCGGGGGAAAGCTTGAAGTAGTCGAGACGTTGGGACATAGCGTTTCTTCCTATGGGAGTGAGGTTGCACCGGTGCCATTGCGCAAGCGGTAAGCAAACTCTATAGCTGCCACGCCCCAGCCCACAGAGCCAAGAAACGCGTTCTCGGCTAGGCCATTCGTTAGACATAGGCGGTCGCACTCCTCGTGCTGAGGCAGCGTGCGAACAGGCGGTGTTCCGCTGCAGTTGTCCGGCTCTGAGCAGAGTGGCGGGTTTTTCCAGGGTCGGTTACGGCAACCTGATACGCGGCATTCCTGCAGCCCGGCAGACCTTCGGAAAGCTGCACGTACTGGCGTACAACAAATTAACCGTCATGCAGTATCGGCTAAACCCAACACGACGAAAGTTTGGGGATTGTCGATTTCACAGGGTCCCGTACGACTAGATCAGCAAATTGCCGAAATTGCGGTACATACAAGCCGACGGAGCTGACCATGATGAAACTGTACGGAACACCCCCGACCCGCGCTTTGCGCGTTATCTGGTTACTCAACGAACTAGGCCTGGAGTACGAGATGCTCCCGGTGAGCATCCTCCAAGGTGAAAACCGACAACCAGAATTTCTAGCGCTCAACCCCGCCGCCAAGGTGCCGGTGCTGGTCGATGGAAGCCTCGTAATAACCGAATCGGCTGCGATTCAGCTCTACCTGGCCGAGAAAAATCCCCAGGCGGGTTTCATCCCAGCATCGGTGGAAGACCGGGCTCAGATGTATCGCTGGATTTTCTTTCTGATGACCGAGATCGAACAGCCCCTGTGGCGCATCGTGCGTCACACCTTCCTGTACCCGGAAGAGAAGCGGTTGCCTCAGGAAATCGAGCTGGCGCGGCAGGATTGCTTAGAGATGGTGGCAGTGCTCGAGCGCCATATGCATGACCGCGAGTTCATGGTTGCCGACCGGCTCAGCGTGGCTGACTTCAACGCCGCTTATACGTTGGACTGGGCGAACGAAGAGAAAATGCTTGAAGGAGCACCGCGGTTGAAGGCGTACCTGCAGTCGATGTACGCCCGGCCCAAGGCTCCGCCCACCATTGCAGAGGCGTTTGCGGCGCTTAAAAGCCAGGCCGCTGCTGGCGATGCGGTGGCGGCCGGGTAGATCGGCGATTGACGCCAACGCGGGCTCGCACCCGTCTATTCCGGTCGATTGGTGTTAGTGGTCGACCGCTTCGAGGCGAGCGCGGGGACGAACAAGCAATGCCTGCCGCCGCTTAACTCTACGTGCGTATCTAAATTCATATATCGGCCCATCAAGGAGACCCAACATGACCAGCAAAAACACCATATGCCTCTGGTATGACGGCACCGCACTGGAGGCCGCGACTTTCTATGCCAAGACCTTCCCCGACAGCGCGGTGGGTGCTATCCATCGCGCGCCGGGCGACTATCCGTCGGGAAAGCAGGGCGATGTCCTGACCGTCGAATTCACAGTGATGGGCATCCCTTGCCTCGGACTTAACGGAGGCTCGACGTTCAAACATAACGAGGCGTTTTCGTTCCAGGTTGCGACCGACGACCAAGCCGAGACGGACCGTTTATGGAATGCAATTGTCGATAACGGCGGCCAGGAAAGCGCCTGCGGCTGGTGCAAGGACAAGTGGGGTCTGTCGTGGCAAATCACGCCGCGCGTACTGACGGCAGCGTATACCAGTCCTGATCAAGCAGCGGCCAAGCGCGCGTTCGAAGCGATGATGGGCATGCAAAAGATTGATATTGCGGAGATCGAAGCGGCGTTGAAGGGTTAACCGGCATTAGAACCGAGCGCCGTAGCATGACAGCCCGCTGGCTGCCGATACTGCCCCCAGCATCGGGGCTGTCGTCGAGGTCAACATTGGGTCGGCTACAGTCGGTGGTAAATAGCCGGAGCCGATTCAATAAGCGGCGTGGATGTCACCGAGGCCCATAGACGAAAGGACGCCTAGCGAGCACCGAGGCTGCGTTGGCCTTGTACAGTGTCACCGGCTACGTCGGATGACGCTTGGCAAGTTCGGCGGGCATCGCATCCGTAGAGCGAAGCGCGGTTGCAAGGGCAAGACGTCGTCAGAATGGCGCCGGGAGGCTTCAGTCAAGCGCTCGGCGCCACCGGGGCGATCGTCGTTGGGAATGGATGATGTGGCACATCGGCTGCCGCGCGACACGCGGCCCGCACTTATCGACTGGGACAGCCTCAAATCTGTGAGCCATCCACGGCTCGACCGGAGGTAATTCATGAGTATCGATCCGCTCGACAGACCCCATGACCAACAGCCCGTACCGGGGCAGGACCAGAACCCCAGCCAATCCCCTGAGCCTGATTTCATTACCGACAATCCAGACGTCCAGCCAAGTCCAGGCGATGGCGCAAATCCCACCGATCAGCCGGGAAAAGTACCAGAATTCGACCCGAACGAGCCAGGTCTGGGCAACCCGCTGCCTTGATCTGACCAGAGTCGTAAAACAAGCCCAGTCTTTGCGCTGGGCTTGTTATTTCGACGGGGACGAGCTCTGGACGAACGGGCCCGCATGCTTACGTTCCGTAACCGACTTGGCCGTGCTAATCGGCGGCGAGAATGTTCTCAAGAGAATGTACCTCGACACAGATCAAAGCGTGCCCGGACTGCGCCTCTGCTCAGACCGCCAATGCGCCGCGGAACCCTCTGGCGGCGTAATAGGACTGCGCGCCGTTGTGATAAACGAAAACACAGTCATAGCGACGGTCACAAAAGAGCGCGCCCCCGAGCTTTCTGATGGCGGAGGGTGTCTTTACCCAGCTGGACGTCTTGGTGTCAAAGCACCCTAGCTTCTGCAGGTCCCGGTATTGCGCTTCCGTCAGGATTTCGATGCCCATGTCGGCGGCTATCTCGGTGGCACAGTTGGCCGGCTTGTTCTCCTTTCTTGCGTCCATGGCCTCCCGGTCATAACAGAGGCTTCTACGGCCAGCGGGACTTTCGGCAGAACAGTCGACGAAGATAATCTCGCCCGTGTCCTTATCGCGAGCCACCACGTCGGGCTCGCCGCCGGTGCTCTCCATGTTCTGCAGCGCTCGCAGCTTCTCCGGCGAGGCCTCCAACCTTGTATACACCTGAGGCCATTCAACACCTTCATGCCGGCGCAGGTTCGCCTCGAAACGAACCTTCAGCGTGCCAATTAGCGCCTCTCGCTGCTCTGCATTCATGCCTTAACCTCCCTGACGTGTCATCTCGATACGATCTTTCACAGCAGAACCCATCGGGGCCGTGCGCCCGGTGAAATGACTGGAAGATTAGCAGGTGCTCATAACGACCTTGCTCCGCCTGTTCCTGCATGGGGAATGACGGACGGGCCGATACGCCTGAAGATTCAATCGCCATGGAGAGACGAGAAATGACACGAGCAGTGCAATTTCACGAACATGGCGGTCCCGAAGTCCTGCGCATCGATCAGGTGGCTATACCGGGACCAGCATGCGGGCAGTTCGGATACGCGTGAAGCCGTTGGGAATCAATCGGGCAGAAACGCTGTTACGTGCTGGCGCTATATCGAAAAGCCACTTTTCCTTCGGGTTGGGGCTGGAGGCGGGGCATTGTCGAGAGTGGGTGAAGGGGTGAACGAGCTGGAGCTTGGCGGTCCCGTAAGTGTGGTGCCGCCACAGTCCATGGTCCGTTGGCCTGCTTATGGCGAATCGGCGCTTTTTCCTGCCGGATTTGGCATCCCGTCCTCTCAAGCAAACTGAGCGCGGCTGTTTCGCGGCGCTAAACGCGGCGGGGCAGCCTTCGAGCAAATAGCGGACGCGCATCGCTTCGTCGAGCGAACGAGCAGTTCGGCAAGCTTGTGGTTACGCATCTAGATGCCCGTGCGGTGCGAGCGATGGGCCGAGATGGCGGCAATGCGCCGTGCGGATTTCGCCTCATCGCTCGTGATCGCTCATCATCTGCTGGCCGAGAAAAGCTGCACCCAGGCTCCGCTGGCTGTGGCTGTGGCTCTGCGACTTGCTCCAGTCACTCGGCCCGGCGATCTACTCATCACTGGATAGCGTGAGTGAACCCGCGCCCATCCGGGCACTGATCTTTCTTGCCACTTGCTGCAAGCGCTGCGCCGCTTCGCCATCCACTTCGGCCATGAAGCCGGGCTCGGCGCCGACTATCGTGATGACGCCCGCCAATCGCTGATTGCCGCTGAACAATGGCGCGGAGAGCGCGTTGACACCTGCCATCAGCAAGCCGTGCACAGGTTGAATGTGGGTGCGCTGCAGCTCATTCATCGCGGTGAGCAGGGCGTTGGGGGAGGGGGCGGACGGCAGCTTCATTTCCTCTTCGCGCAGCTCGGCCGTTTCCGCATTCGGCATGAAGGCGTTGAACACCAAACCGGTGGACGAGCCCAGCAGCGGCAGCACCGAGCCCACCTGGGTCACCAGCGTGACGGCCCGGACCGCCTGCTCCACGTGTACGACGGCGGGGCCGCGGTTGCCCCATACGGCGAGAAAGCAAGTTTCGTTGAGCGCGTCGCGCAGTTGCGCCAGATGCGGCGTGGCCAGTTTGACCACGTCCAGCCGGCCCAGGGCAGCCAGCCCGACGAACAAGGCCGCACGGCCCAGCCCGTAATGATTGGTCAGTGGATCCTGTTCGGCGAAGCCGCTGGCCATCAACGCTTGCAGATAACGATGAACCTTGCTGGCGGGCATGCCGACATGTTCGGCCAGGCGCGACAGGGACGTGGCGGGGGCTAGTTCGGCCAGTGCCGTGAGGATGTCTGTGCCTACCTCAGCGGCTTGGACTTTCTGTCGGCGAGGCGCCGTATCTGCGTTGCTGTCTGCCATGAATTCAGCTGCCCTGTGTTTACGGCCACATTTGCGAAGGCGCTGTTTATAGCTTGACGCCCAGATGAGTTCAAATTACTTTTTGCGTAAACGCATTACGCTAAATGAGAGATGGCTATGCAACCTCTACCGCAATCTGGCGAAACCTCTCGATACCTGTCCGGCTTCGGCAACGAATTCAGTAGCGAGGCCTTGCCGGGCGCGCTGCCGGTCGGCCAGAACTCTCCGCAAAAAGTGCCGTACGGCCTCTACACCGAATTGCTCTCCGGTACGGCCTTCACCGTCCCGCGCAGCGAAGCGCGTCGGTCCTGGCTGTATCGCATCCGTCCGTCAGCTAACCACGGGCAATATCAGCGTCTGGATCGTCAATTCAGCAGCGAGCTGGGACCGGTCACGCCTAACCGGCTGCGCTGGAACCCGGAGCCATTCCCGGAGACCGCGACGGATTTCCTCGATGGGCTGACGTGCGTGGCGGCCAATGCCGAGCCCGCCCAGCCGACAGGGGCGAGCATCTACCGTTACGCAGCGAATGTGTCGATGGAGCGGGTGTTCTTCAATGCCGATGGCGAGCTGCTGATCGTGCCGCAGCAGGGCGCGCTGAATCTGGTCACTGAGCTGGGCGTACTCGAGGTGGCGCCGCTGGAGATTGCGGTCATC from the Stutzerimonas stutzeri genome contains:
- a CDS encoding DUF4256 domain-containing protein, which gives rise to MNAEQREALIGTLKVRFEANLRRHEGVEWPQVYTRLEASPEKLRALQNMESTGGEPDVVARDKDTGEIIFVDCSAESPAGRRSLCYDREAMDARKENKPANCATEIAADMGIEILTEAQYRDLQKLGCFDTKTSSWVKTPSAIRKLGGALFCDRRYDCVFVYHNGAQSYYAARGFRGALAV
- a CDS encoding FMN-dependent NADH-azoreductase, with amino-acid sequence MRELLLINASPRPAASVGSQLANELIDTLRNRRPDLRVTRRDLGVVALPPLSDAYANALTRRTPDTDPVFTVSEGLIGELERSDALLIATPMHNFTLPAALKLWIDHVVRIGRTFAATPDGKVGLLADRPVYVIVSSGGFHRGARARQPDFLTAYLRHVLSTIGLFDVHFVYLEGLVAGEETVKAECEAARQRLFMEPLFASLVST
- a CDS encoding VOC family protein, with the protein product MTSKNTICLWYDGTALEAATFYAKTFPDSAVGAIHRAPGDYPSGKQGDVLTVEFTVMGIPCLGLNGGSTFKHNEAFSFQVATDDQAETDRLWNAIVDNGGQESACGWCKDKWGLSWQITPRVLTAAYTSPDQAAAKRAFEAMMGMQKIDIAEIEAALKG
- a CDS encoding glutathione S-transferase family protein; the encoded protein is MMKLYGTPPTRALRVIWLLNELGLEYEMLPVSILQGENRQPEFLALNPAAKVPVLVDGSLVITESAAIQLYLAEKNPQAGFIPASVEDRAQMYRWIFFLMTEIEQPLWRIVRHTFLYPEEKRLPQEIELARQDCLEMVAVLERHMHDREFMVADRLSVADFNAAYTLDWANEEKMLEGAPRLKAYLQSMYARPKAPPTIAEAFAALKSQAAAGDAVAAG
- a CDS encoding carboxymuconolactone decarboxylase family protein produces the protein MSQRLDYFKLSPDAAGKYAELSQLLKKKPFLSEVGHLVTLRASQINGCAFCVDMHVKEAKIHGERELRLHHVTVWRESTLFSARERAALEWTEALTRLEAHGVADEIFNSVREQLSDAELADLSFLVISINGWNRLSVAFQAVPGSADKLYGLEKADLH
- a CDS encoding GNAT family N-acetyltransferase, coding for MKTEPTFRYLREETELREARELMRELRPHLAEETAFLAQIARQFEQHYRLLGAWFGAELVGLAGFRLQENLLYGRFVYVDDLVVAQSQRQHGIGAKLLDAVRREAIDSEYTHLVLDTGLHMPLAQRFYFREGLLAKGMHFVQPLRKEEQRHA
- a CDS encoding helix-turn-helix domain-containing protein codes for the protein MIERTKPLRMTPRRRARQASYEALVSRALELLPVGCARTPHLLELCHALEVSERTLRTAFIATLGMAPARYLRLRRLHLLRAALAVADHHHASVADIAARFGYTDQGRMAAQYYALFGEYPSVTFERGIVGS
- a CDS encoding PLP-dependent aminotransferase family protein, which produces MPGVEMPDRANTVPVFRQLYVRYRDAISSGQLKPGDRVPSVRALASELNLARGTVEAAYQLLIGEGYLETRGPAGTIVCPQLSPSASSVPPAPPAPTVYTGVHTGRAPLPLQMGLPALDAFPRKTWTRIASRTIQQSGLDSLIYPNPQGDAALRVALARYLAISRGIACTPDQVFICAGYRACLELISRSVLKAGDRGWFEDPGYFLARRFFEETNMPLVPVPVDEHGLCVDVGIERAPDARFAVVTPSHQSPLGVSLSLPRRQALLAWASDQRSWIIEDDYDSEYRYVGRPLPALKSLDTQGRVLYTGTFSKVLIPGLRLAYLVVPNEQVAHFARMADVLHNHCPQLLQRTTATFIEEGHFARHLKKMRSLYAHRRTLLSDALTAKLGGRMHLELRAGGMHVLASLAGGLEDSVIAARGPRAGLALQALSEWYREAPARQGLLMGFTNVKDADAAADIAARVAGLLD
- a CDS encoding IclR family transcriptional regulator translates to MADSNADTAPRRQKVQAAEVGTDILTALAELAPATSLSRLAEHVGMPASKVHRYLQALMASGFAEQDPLTNHYGLGRAALFVGLAALGRLDVVKLATPHLAQLRDALNETCFLAVWGNRGPAVVHVEQAVRAVTLVTQVGSVLPLLGSSTGLVFNAFMPNAETAELREEEMKLPSAPSPNALLTAMNELQRTHIQPVHGLLMAGVNALSAPLFSGNQRLAGVITIVGAEPGFMAEVDGEAAQRLQQVARKISARMGAGSLTLSSDE
- a CDS encoding helix-turn-helix transcriptional regulator, translated to MSRLICADFDEFEEALYGVQGRYLLRTRQQRDWRLRIVDLNGVALMFGREGAGTVYSGIGLQGFYNIFLPLSRHECTVLSGRRLDRQLLGWMVPEAMFHIDVSQPGSWMTVAISCELVQLWAQQHEDEFDLSLMSRNLICVAQQDLGLLIWLALRLLRIDHRAPRELHAPAAEAAACSELLDRIFYTLLPVTAAKNGFAYHRTHQQILGHALGLLDAMPNTPLRIADICKATHTTERTLRNIFTKYLGMSPHRYLMQHRLRMIRSAILCAAPTETITDICSRFGVWDFGRFAGVYHSYFGELPSQSLLQRRALSRRQEPTMPRSKVTLGYSPNSA